The genomic region CTAGGAGGAGCCGATGGATCTCTCGAGGAGTTTCGAACAGGCAGCGGAAATCGTGGCGCAGGCCCAGGCGCTGGTTGTGACCGCCGGAGCCGGCATGGGGGTCGATTCGGGACTCCCAGACTTCCGCGGCGACCAGGGGTTCTGGACCGCGTATCCCCTGTACCGAAGGCTCGGCATCAGTTTCGTCGACGCGGCAAACCCTGAACATTTCGAGCGCGATCCCAGCTTCGGCTGGGGGTTCTATGGCCACCGCACCAACCTCTACCGGGAGACGGTCCCGCACCCGGGTTTCCAGCAGCTGCTCCAGTGGGCCGAACGCTACCGGCTCGATTGCTTCGTCGCCACCTCGAACGTGGACGGCCAGTTCCAGAAGGCCGGTTTCGCCGCAGACGCGGTGCTGGAATTCCACGGCTCGATCCATCACCTCCAGTGCACCCGCCCCTGCAGCAACACCATCTGGGAAAACCGGGAACAATTCCGGATCGACACCGAGACCATGCGGGCCGACCGGGTACCGCTTTGTCCCCGCTGCGGTGCGGCCGCACGCCCCAACATCCTCATGTTCGGCGATTACGGCTGGATCTCAGACCGCACCGGGCGCCAGCAGGAGCGCTTCCGGCAGTTCCTCTCCCGTGTCGGCCAAGGCAGGATCGTGGTGGTGGAGCTGGGAGCCGGGACCGCCATCCCCACCGTGCGCGCCGCCAGCGAGAGGATCGGCGCCCTGGCAAAGGCGCGCGTCATCAGGATCAACCCGCGCGAGCCGCAGATACACGCGCCGCACCTCTCCCTTCCCTGTGGCGCCCTGGAAGGGGTGCAAGGGATCGAAGAGATGCTCCGCCGCCGTTAACCCCCTGAAATGAGGGTGCCTCCCTTAGTTGCTCCCGCCGCCAAAAAAACCTTGCCTTTCCAATCCCTTATTGCTAGTATTGCTCATTTTTTAGGCAGATAAGGAACGATCGTTCTATGCAAAAAACGGTGGCCCTCGGCCCACTTGTGTTGAAGAATCAGCTATTTCTGGCCCCGATGGCGGGCATCACCAATCTGCCGATGCGGATCATCTCCCGGGAGGGAGGGGCGTCGTTCGCCTTTACCGAGATGGTCAGCGTGAACGGCCTGACCCGCGAAGGGCGCAAGAGTTTCGACCTGTTGCAAAGCAGCGCCGAGGACCGCCCCATCGGGATGCAGCTTTTCGGCGACGACCCGGAGATGCTTGCCGAGGCTGCGCGCCTGGTGGAGGAGTACGGCGAGCTTATCGACATCAACATGGGATGTCCGGTGCGCAAGGTGGTGGGAACCGGCGCCGGAAGCGCGCTGATGAAGGACCCCCTGAAGGTGGGGCGCATCGTGAGAAGCGTGAGGAAGGCGACGAAGCTTCCCCTCACCATCAAGATCCGCACCGGCTGGGTCTGCGGCGACGACACCTTCATGGAAGTGGGGAGAATCGCCCAGGAGGAGGGGTGCGACGCAGTTACGCTGCACCCCAGGAGCCGCGCCCAGATGTTCGAGGGGAAGGCGGACTGGTCCCGGATCGGCGAGCTGAAGAGCGCGCTCAGCATCCCGGTGATCGGCAGCGGCGACCTCTTCAGCGCGGCCGACGCGGTGGGTATGCTGACCCAGACCGGGTGCGATGCCGTCATGGTCGCCCGCGGCGCCATGGGGAACCCCTGGATCTTCAGGGAGGCGCTCTCGCTTCTGGCCGGGGAGGAGCCGGTTCCGCCGACGGTGAAGGAGAGGCTCGCGGTCTCACGCAGACACTTGGAGCTTTTCACCGAGTTCGCAGGCGGGCGGGTGGCGCTCATGGAGATGCGCAAGCACCTCTCCTGGTACTCGAAGGGACTGCCGGGTGCGGCGCAGTTCCGCGCGGCCGTGAACCGAATCGAAAGTACCGCCGAATTGATCGGGGCCATGGAGGAGTTCTTCGATGCCTGAGAAACTGGAGAGTTACTACGCGAACGTGATCGACAGCGTGGGTGACGGCGTCATCGTCCTCGACAACCAGGGAGCCGTGACGCTGATCAACCCCGCCGCCGAGGAACTGGCCGGCGTTTCCCGCCGCCAGGCCATGGGCGTTCTCTTCAGCGAGATCTTCAAAGGGGAAGGTCCTCTGAACGACATGGTCGCCAAGACCGTGGAGACCGGGATGTCGGTCTCAGACCACGAGAACATCGTGCTCAAGCGCGGGGGAAAGCTCCTCCCGGTCGGCGCCAGCACCTCGCCGCTTTTAAGCGCGTGCGGCGAGCGCATCGGCACCATCCTCCTATTGCGCGACCTGACCAACGTGCGCGAGCTCGAGTCGGCCGTGCGCCAGGCGGACCGCCTCTCGGCGCTGGGCGCGCTTGCCGCGGGGCTCGCCCACGAGATCAAGAACCCGCTCGGTGGGATCAAGGGGGCGGCGCAGCTCCTCGAACTGGAATTCCCCGACAACGAGGACCTGCGCGAGTACATCCGGGTGATGCTGAAGGAGGTGCAGCGGGTCAACGTCATCGTCGAGGAGCTCCTCGCGCTCGCCTCACCGGGGCGCCTGAAGCTCACCAAGGTGAACCTGCACCGGGTCCTCTCCGACATCGTCCTGCTGCAGAAAAACGCGAGCGAGGGGAAAGAGGTCTACCTGCAGCAGTACTTCGACCCGAGCATCCCGCCCATCCTTGGGGACGAGGCGCTTTTGACCCAGCTCTTCCTGAACCTGATCAAGAACGCCCTGGAGGCGGTGGGAAACGGCGGCGTGGTCAAGGTGACCAGCCGGGTGCTGTCGGACTACAGCATGACCCAGAAGGGGGAGCGGCGGGCCCGCATGGTCGCCATCGACATCGCCGACAACGGCCCGGGGATCGATGCCGAGGTGCTGGAGAACATGTTCACCCCTTTCTTCACTACCAAGTCGCAGGGGACCGGGTTGGGCCTTGCCATCTGTCAGAAGATCGTTTCCGAGCATCGCGGCATGATCAAGGTCGATTCCGACGCCGGGCGCGGCACCGTCTTCACGGTCATGCTGCCGCTGGTGCAATAAGAAAAAAGTTCAAAGTTCTGAGTTCAAAGTTCGACTGGCCGCCCCTATCATGGTTAGGTCACCCTGACTTACACCTGTAGCGAACGGACAAGGCAAATCGCGGAGGCCAGTGACCGGTGCCCGCAACGAACTTTGAACCCTGAACGTTGAACAGGTTTTGGTTTTAACTCTGAACTCTGAACAGGTTCTGGGTAGAACCTTGAACGGGTTTTAAGGAGTTTTTATGATCAACAACATTCTGGTAGCCGACGACGAAGAGAGCATGCGCTGGGTCCTTTCCAAGGCGCTCAGGAAAAAGGGCTACAACGTGGAGCTTGCCCGCGACGGCAACGAGGCTCTCAGGCTGATCCAGCAAAACGTCTACGACCTGGCGCTTCTCGATATCAAGATGCCCGGGATGACGGGGCTGGAGCTGCTGGACCGGGTGAAGGAGGAGCGCAGCGACCTCTTCGTCGTGATCATGACCGCCGAGGCGAGCATGAAGAACGCGGTCGAGGCGATGAAGCGGGGCGCCTACGACTACCTGACCAAGCCTTTCGACCTGGGCGTTGTCGACGCGGTGGTCGAGAAGGTAAGCCGGGCGCGCGAGATGACGAGCCAGGTCTCGCTCCTCAAGGAGGAGCTGAAGGACCGCTACCAGCTGGAGAAGACCATCATCGGCAACTCGCCGGCCATGCGGGAGGTCTACAAGACCATCGGCAAGGTCGCGCCCAGCGACGTGACGGTGCTGGTGCAGGGGGAATCGGGAACGGGCAAGGAGTTGATAGCCCGCGCCATCCACTACAACTCGAAGCGCCTGGGCAAGCCCTTCATTCCGCTTAACTGCGCTGCCATCCCGAAGGAGCTCCTGGAGAGCGAACTCTTCGGCTTCGAGAAGGGGGCCTTCACCGGCGCCACCGAAAGGAAGCTCGGCAAGTTCGAACAGGCCAACGGCGGCACCATCTTCCTGGACGAGATCGGCGACATGCCGCTCGACCTGCAGGCGAAGATCCTGAGGGTGCTGCAGGAGCGGGAGATCACCAGGACCGGCGGGAACCAGAGCATACCGGTCGACGTCAGGGTGGTGGCCGCGACCAACCAGGACCTCGAGGAGAGCGTGCGCAACAAGCAGTTCCGCGAGGACCTCTACTATCGCCTGAACGTGATCCCCATCCAGCTGGTGCCGCTCAGGGAGAGGAAGGAGGACGTGCCGCTCCTGGTGCAGTACTTCCTCACCAAGATCTGCGCCGAGCTAGAGGTGCCGCAGAAGCGCTGCTCCGCAGACGCGATGAAGCTCCTCACCAACTACAACTGGCCGGGCAACATCCGCGAGCTGGAAAACACCATCAAAAGGGGCGTGATCCTCTCGCCGGACCCGCTTTTGGTCGCCTCCGATTTCCCCGGCCTGCGCAACCGCCAGAGCGAAGGGAAGGGGGAGGAGCTTTCCCTGGAGGGGATCGTCGACCTGAAACTGCGCGGCTGTTTCAGCAACATGGAGAAGATGGAGAGCGGCGACGTGCACGCCATGGTGCTGGAGCAGGTGGAGCGGCCGCTGATTCGCTTCGTCCTGGAGAAGACCCGCGGCAACCAGGTCCGCGCCGCCGACATCCTCGGCATCAACCGCAACACCCTGAGGAAAAAGATCACCGAGCTCGGGATCGAGCTGCGCAAGGAATAGAGCTGGCAACTTACCCCCTCCCGCCTTCGCGGACCGAAGCGCTGCGGCGCGCAGGCCCGCCAGGGTAGGGAGAACATGATAAGGAGTTACCATGACCCTGATGGAGAGATTTTTTCTGGAAAAAGAAAGCGCGCAGCTAGTGGTGGTCGACGTGCAGGAGAAGCTCTGCCGGGCGATGGACGAGAAGGTGCTGGCAAAGCTCACCGGCAACATCTCCATTCTGCTGGATGCGGCGGCGGAGCTCGGCCTCCCGGCGCTCGCTACCGAGCAGTACGTGAAGGGGCTGGGCGAGACGATCCCGGTACTGAAGGAGAAACTCCCGGCGGCGAGCCTGGAGAAGATGACCTTCAGCTGCTGTGGCGGTGAGGGCTTTCTGGAGGCGTTGGAGAAAAACGGGCGGCGGCAGGTGATACTGGTCGGGATGGAGACCCACGTCTGCGTGCTGCAGACCGCGCTGGAGCTTTTGTCACGCGGTTACGTGGTGCATCTGGTCTGCGATGCGGTGATGAGCCGCCGCAAGCAGAACTGGGAGATCGCCATCAAGACCATGACGGCGGCAGGGGTGGTGATGACCTCGACCGAGTCGGTGCTCTTCCAGCTTTTGCGCGTGGCCGGCACCGAGGAGTTCAAGAAGCTCTCTAAACTCGTGCGCTGACCTTATCCAGGCTGTCGACGAAGCGGCCGATCTGCTCCCTTTCGTCTTCGGAGATGAAGAGGAACTCCACGCCGAAGCCAGGCGGCAGCGCCGGTTTCTTCCTGTTTTTGGAGCTGTTCTGCCAGGCGATGCGCGCCCTGGTCTGGATGATGGTACCGAAGGGCTCGGGGAGGGCGAAGATCAGCTCTACCACGGCATCTTCCTCCAGATCCGCGTCGGCGGCGACGTACATGCCGTTCTGGCTCAGGTTGGAGGCGAACCCCGAAAGGGTGAGGCCGAAGGCGCGGAACTTGGCGTTGAAGCGGCAGTTCACCCTCCGGTCGCGCCGGTCGATGGCGGGGAGTAGCTTGCGGGCCGCCTCGAGGAACGCGTGGCGGTCCAGGGGCTTGGTGAGGAAGCCGTCGCACCCGGCCCGAAGGCAGAGTTGCCGGTCCTCCTCCTTCCCCTCGGAGGTGATCAGGATGACGGCGGTCGACAGCCTTTGGTCCCGCTTGATCTCCCGGCAGCAGTCGGCCCCGTTCATGAGCGGCATGTGCAGGTCCATGAAGACTAGTTCCGGCCGCTCCAGACGGCAGATCCTGAGCGCCTCCTCGCCGTCGCGCGCGGTCAAGACAGTGACGGCTGAGAGCTGCAGGTAGTCCTTCTCCAGTTCGATGAACATGCTCACGTCGTCAACGAGCAGAACCTTGCTTGCCACTTCCCCCCCCCGTCATCACATTGCATAACTTCTGGTGAGCCCGGCAGCACGAATCCCTATGAAAAGTATTCCATCAGGGAATTTCGCGAAACCTGGCGTCCCCTCCCCCTCTGGGGGAGGGACAGGGTGAGGGCCGAATGCCACTTCCCTCACCCCTACGTCCCTTACTACATCTTCGCCAGCGTCTTGGCGATCACGTCGTGGTTCAGCCAGAACACCGGGGCCTTGGGCTCCCAGGAGCTGTCGAACATCAGCTTCCCTACGCCCTGGAACACACCCTTGGAGAGGACGGCGCAGACGATCTCCTTCGGGTCGGCGTTCAGGCTGATCAGCTCAGCCGACACGTTCAGCATGTACTCCTGCTGCTGCGGCTTGTTGTGCTGCGGCCAGCTGTCGAAGTCGCGTGTGCTGGTGACGAGCTCCGAGGTGAGGTAGGTGTTGGCGATGCCGAGCAGCGTGTCGACCGTTGCCCCTTCCTTCAAGAGCCCCTCGCACTCCTTGAGGATCTTCTGCTCTCCTTCGGCCCTGAGCGCGTCCATCAGCGGGTAGAGGGAGTTTTCGACGCCCAGGAAGAGGGCGCTGGAGTTGGTGAGGATCTCGGGGCAGTTGTAGACGGTCGCCTTGATCCCTTTTTCCCACGCCTCGATGGCGATGTCTTCCAGGCGGATCTTCGCCCAACCCTGCAGGTAGGGGGTGTAGGACTGCCAGGTGACGACGCCGTCGATGAGCACGCCGGTGCCGTGGTAGCCGTAGGCCGCGTAGGTCACTTCGAGCTTGTCCCTGAGGCCAGCGGTGGCGTCGATCAGGTAGCGGAAGGTGTCGGCGGTCACTTCGTTGAAGCTCGCGTCGCAAAGGCGCCCCATGTCGGAGTTCCAGAACGCTTCGGAGGAGAGGAAGCGGTCTCCCTGCCCCTTGAAGAGCTTGTTGAGGATCGGCATGAAAACGCGCGCCCTGGGGATGCCGCCCGCCATGGTGTGCACCACGAGAAGCCTTCCCTTGGCCGGGAGCATCTTCTCCAGCTCGGCGACTACCGCCGAAAGGTTCTTGCAGAAGCGCTCGGTGCCGCGCTTTTTGGAGAATTCAACCTCTGCCTGGTCCAGTTTCACCGAGGCCCAGTCGTCCGGTTTCACCCCTTTGAACCTGTCCACCGGGGCGATGCCGTCGCTCCCCGGCTCCATGTCGAAGCCCGCCTCGAGCGGGATGTTGATGATCTTGCCGCCCAGGTTCTCTTCCGCCGCTGCGAGTTCCTCGGCGTTCAACGGGCGCAGGGTCCCGTCGTTGTCGCGCCTGCCGACGGTTGCCCCGATGATGGTCATCCCCTTGGCCCTCGCCTCGTCGACGATGCCGTTGGCGTAGCCGCGGCCGAAGAGCTCGCCGCAGAGAAAAAATACGTCCCCTTCCTTGAATCCGGCAGTAGCGGGGATTTCCCGCATTGCATTGTACCTGCTCATTTAGTTTCCTTTCTTGGTTGAAAATAGGCGCGGGGGCTCTGTTGCCCTCCGCACATGCATGGCGCCAGCCCTTCATCCGCCCGTCGTGGGAGGGAGGGTAGTCGCCATGAAACGTTTTGCGCCAGCACCGCCGTGCCCTGATGAGGGGAAAACGGAGGGGCGCTTAAGCTGCGTTAGTAATCGTCGCGGCTGCTCAGGTTCTCGAAGCGGGTGAACTCGCCGCGGAAGGCGAGATGAACCGTTCCGGTCGGGCCGCTCCTGTGCTTGCCGATGATGACCTCAGCCTTACCCTTGAGGTCCTCTTTATCCTTCTCGTACACCTCTTCGCGGTAGACGAACATGATGATGTCGGCGTCCTGCTCGATGGCGCCGGATTCCCTCAAGTCGCTCATCATCGGGCGCTTGTCGGAGCGCTGTTCCAGTCCGCGGTTTAGCTGCGAGAGGGCGATGACCGGGATGCTCAGCTCCTTGGCGAGTCCCTTGAGCGACCGGGAGATCTCGGAGATCTCCTGCTGCCGGCTTTCGGGGTTCGCACCGCCGCGCATGAGCTGCAGGTAGTCGATGACGATGAGCCCGATGTTGTGCTCCGCCTTCAGGCGCCTCGCCTTGGAGCGTAGCTCCATGATGGTGATCGAAGGGGTGTCGTCGATGAAGATCTTCGCGTCGTGCAGCTTGCCGCCGGCCTTGATCAGCTTGGGCCAGTCGTTCTCCACCAGGTGACCGCTTCTGAGTCGACTCAGGTCGACCTTCGCCACGGAGCAAAGGAGCCTCTCCACCAGCTGCTCCTTGGGCATCTCCAGCGAGAACACGGCGGCGGGGTAGGCTTGGTCGGCGTCGATGGCCGCGTACTGGGCCACGTTGAGGGCGAAGGTGGTCTTTCCCATCGCCGGGCGCCCGGCGATGATGACCAGGTCGCCGGCGTGGAAACCGGCGGTGAGTTTGTCCAGGTCCGTGTACCCCGTCGGGACGCCGGTCACCAGCTCCTTCTTCTCGTAGAGGAGCTCGATGTTCTTGATGGTGTCCTTGAGGATGTCGCTCACCTGGTAGTAGGCGGGGCGGATCTTGTTCTCGGAGATCTCGAAGATCACCTTTTGGGCCGCGTCGAGGAGTTCCTCGGTGTCGACCTTGTCCTCGAACCCCTTGCTGACGATGTCGGTCGCGGCGGAGATGAGCTTCCTGGTGAGCCACTTCTCCTTCACGATCTTGCAGTAGTAGGAGATGTTGGCCGCCATGGGGACGAAGTCCACCAGCGTCGCCAGGTAGGCCCCGCCGCCGACCTCTTCCAGCTCCCCCTTCTTCCTGAGGATCGTGGTCATGGTGATCAGGTCGCACGGCTCCCCGCGCTCGTTCAACTCGATCATGGCGCGCAGGATCTTCCGGTGGCTCTCCCGGTACAGGTCGTCCGGCACCAGGATCTCGAGGACGCGGTTGATCGCCTCGTTGTCCACCAGGATCCCCCCCAGGATGGACATCTCCGCCTCAATGCTCTGCGGGGGCAATTTTCTCATGTCCGTTGCGTTCATGCGAGACCTCGAAGTGACAGTAACCCTTGCCTGTAGTGCAGCGCGGACGGCAGTCCGATGGCGCAGTACAGCCGTCGGATAGTACCTGCATCCGCCCCGGCGGTCAACCAAATTTGGTTTATCCGGCGCTTCCTGTTACCTGGGATGTGGTTCCTGGAATTCGGTCAAACCTGATTGTGTGGTGCCTGTCAGGCGCTTGCACGCGAACTAAAGTTCCCCCCTCTGCGAAGGGCCTGCGCGCCGTAACATTCCCCCCTTTGCGAAGGGGGGACAGGGGGGATTTGCCTTTAGGGTGTTTTGCTACCCCCCGACCTCCTTCAAAAAGGCGAGCGACCTCAGTTCCCGGTCCAGGTGCAGGTCGATGGCGGGGTTCAAAAGGAGGTCCGCCTCTCGAAGCAGCGGCTCGGGGAACGATATGGCGCCGAAGCGTCCGGTCTGCATGGCGAGCGCCAGCAGGCGGGCGGTCTCCTCCGAGATCCCCCTGACCCGCAGGTCGGGCTGGTAACCGAGTATCTTGAGGAGGTTCACGGCGAAGAAGCGACGGTCCGAAGGGGAGGGGGGGGCCTGGTCCAGCCTTTCCAGGTAGCAGTACAAGAGGCGGAACAGGCGGGGAGCCGGCTCCTCGTCGGGGGTGAGCCGCTCCACCAGTTCGCAGGCATATGCGGCGCATCCTATCTTGACGAGGTCGGCGCGGATGCCGGGGAAGATGCTGACGATGTCGGCTGAGGAGAGGGTGGTGAGGCTTCCTCCCAGCTGCAGCTGGAGCTTCAGGTGTGCGAACGCCTCCAGGGCCCCGGCGAAGCGCTTCTTGCTCCGCTTGGCCCCGCGCGCCACCCCCTGCAGCTTCCCCTGTTCCAGGGTGAAGAAGGTGACGATCCGGTCGGCCTCACCGAAGTCGGTGAGCCGCAGCACTATGCCCTCTGCCTCGGCTTTTCGCATCGGTCGAAGGTACATCGGCCGCAGGATCAAGTCAAGCGGGGAGCGGTGGGAGCAGGAAGCTCCTCTACTTGAGGTTCATCCGGTGCAGCATGAGCCCCAGGTACCGGTTCAGCGGGTGGCTTCTCGGCAGGGACTTGATGGGCTGGAGCTTCCTGGTGCCGCAGCGCGCCAGCTCGGCCAGGAACTCCGGGCCGCCTCCCGCCTTTACCCCCTTGCGCAGCGTGTCGAGACCCTTGCTCTTGTCGCCGGAGAGGATCAGCACCCTGCCGGTGTTGAGGATGATGCGGATGTTCTTGGGCTCTTGCCACAGCGCCTTTTCCGCCATTTCCCGCGCCTGGCGCGCTTCGCCGCCGCTTTTGATCAGGCTGAAGGCCAGGTCGGAGGCGGTTTCCGGGTTCTCCTCTAGCGTCTGTGCCTGTTCGAAGCAGCGCCGGGCGAGGAAGAAGAGCTGGCGGTTCAGCGCCTCCCGTCCCTTGCGGCGCAGCTGCTGGGCGTCCACCCCCGCCTCGACCCGTTCCACCTTCTCCATGACCACGAAGGAGGAAGGGGGGGTGGTGTCTGGGAATTCCTCCCGGTGCAGCTCGACGAACCCGGCAGGCAGCTCGGGGAATAAGACGTCCCCCTGGTAGTTGCCGTGGACGATGGTCAGGTAGACCCTCTGGCAAAGCGGCAGCGCCTCCTCGAAGACTTCGCCGCCGCCGCAGATGAAGACCTCCTCCTCGCCCTCAGCCGCGGCGATAGCCGCGTGGAGGTTGCGGGCGATCTCGCACCCCTCGATCTGCGACCCCCTCCTAGTGAGCACGATGTTGCGGCGCCCGACGAGGGGCTGCCCTATCGACTCGTAGGTCTTCCTCCCCATGATGACGGCATGCCCCATGGTGATGGAGCGAAAGCGCGTCAGGTCGGAGGGGATATTCCAGGGGAGCCTGCCGTCCGCCCCGATTACCCTGTTGTCAGACATGGCCGCTATGGTCGAGATGATCATCATGACCTCCGGGGTCGTGGAAAGTCCCCCTTTTGGAAAAGGGGATTTAGGGGGATTTAACGCAGGGTCACCACCGTCACCCCGTCACCCCCCTCGAACCGCTCGCCGGTGCGGAAGGAGGCTACCAGCGGATGGTCGGCCAGGTAGCTTCGCACCCCCTTCATCAGGGCGCCGGTACCCTTGCCGTGGACGATGCGCAGCTCCGAGATCCGGTCCAGCGCCGCGTGGTTCAAAAACGGTTCCAGGACACCGATCGCCTCCTCCACCCGCATACCCAAAAGGTTGATGGTGGAGGCGGGTTCCGCTTGCTCCTGCTCCTTGGCCTGCTGCTTCTCGCGGCGCTTCTGTACCTTCTTCGGCTCTTTGCCCTTGGGCTTTAGCAGAGAGGCGACCTGCACCTCCATCTCCATGCTCCCCGCGCGTACCCGCGCCTTCCCTGCGCGCGTATCGATGGCGAGGACGGTGGCGTCGCAGTTGAGCGGCTTGACGAAGAGGACGTCCCCGACAGCCACCTTTTCCGGATCCACGCTCTCCTCGGGGTGCAACTCCTCCAGCGCCTTTTCCACCTCGTTCGCCGCCTGGTCCAGCTTCTCCTTCGCCTCCCGCGTCTTGGCCTTCTCGCGCTTGGCCTCTT from Citrifermentans bremense harbors:
- a CDS encoding enoyl ACP reductase FabMG family protein, whose amino-acid sequence is MSRYNAMREIPATAGFKEGDVFFLCGELFGRGYANGIVDEARAKGMTIIGATVGRRDNDGTLRPLNAEELAAAEENLGGKIINIPLEAGFDMEPGSDGIAPVDRFKGVKPDDWASVKLDQAEVEFSKKRGTERFCKNLSAVVAELEKMLPAKGRLLVVHTMAGGIPRARVFMPILNKLFKGQGDRFLSSEAFWNSDMGRLCDASFNEVTADTFRYLIDATAGLRDKLEVTYAAYGYHGTGVLIDGVVTWQSYTPYLQGWAKIRLEDIAIEAWEKGIKATVYNCPEILTNSSALFLGVENSLYPLMDALRAEGEQKILKECEGLLKEGATVDTLLGIANTYLTSELVTSTRDFDSWPQHNKPQQQEYMLNVSAELISLNADPKEIVCAVLSKGVFQGVGKLMFDSSWEPKAPVFWLNHDVIAKTLAKM
- a CDS encoding hydrolase is translated as MTLMERFFLEKESAQLVVVDVQEKLCRAMDEKVLAKLTGNISILLDAAAELGLPALATEQYVKGLGETIPVLKEKLPAASLEKMTFSCCGGEGFLEALEKNGRRQVILVGMETHVCVLQTALELLSRGYVVHLVCDAVMSRRKQNWEIAIKTMTAAGVVMTSTESVLFQLLRVAGTEEFKKLSKLVR
- a CDS encoding two-component system sensor histidine kinase NtrB, with protein sequence MPEKLESYYANVIDSVGDGVIVLDNQGAVTLINPAAEELAGVSRRQAMGVLFSEIFKGEGPLNDMVAKTVETGMSVSDHENIVLKRGGKLLPVGASTSPLLSACGERIGTILLLRDLTNVRELESAVRQADRLSALGALAAGLAHEIKNPLGGIKGAAQLLELEFPDNEDLREYIRVMLKEVQRVNVIVEELLALASPGRLKLTKVNLHRVLSDIVLLQKNASEGKEVYLQQYFDPSIPPILGDEALLTQLFLNLIKNALEAVGNGGVVKVTSRVLSDYSMTQKGERRARMVAIDIADNGPGIDAEVLENMFTPFFTTKSQGTGLGLAICQKIVSEHRGMIKVDSDAGRGTVFTVMLPLVQ
- the dusB gene encoding tRNA dihydrouridine synthase DusB is translated as MQKTVALGPLVLKNQLFLAPMAGITNLPMRIISREGGASFAFTEMVSVNGLTREGRKSFDLLQSSAEDRPIGMQLFGDDPEMLAEAARLVEEYGELIDINMGCPVRKVVGTGAGSALMKDPLKVGRIVRSVRKATKLPLTIKIRTGWVCGDDTFMEVGRIAQEEGCDAVTLHPRSRAQMFEGKADWSRIGELKSALSIPVIGSGDLFSAADAVGMLTQTGCDAVMVARGAMGNPWIFREALSLLAGEEPVPPTVKERLAVSRRHLELFTEFAGGRVALMEMRKHLSWYSKGLPGAAQFRAAVNRIESTAELIGAMEEFFDA
- the dnaB gene encoding replicative DNA helicase; translated protein: MNATDMRKLPPQSIEAEMSILGGILVDNEAINRVLEILVPDDLYRESHRKILRAMIELNERGEPCDLITMTTILRKKGELEEVGGGAYLATLVDFVPMAANISYYCKIVKEKWLTRKLISAATDIVSKGFEDKVDTEELLDAAQKVIFEISENKIRPAYYQVSDILKDTIKNIELLYEKKELVTGVPTGYTDLDKLTAGFHAGDLVIIAGRPAMGKTTFALNVAQYAAIDADQAYPAAVFSLEMPKEQLVERLLCSVAKVDLSRLRSGHLVENDWPKLIKAGGKLHDAKIFIDDTPSITIMELRSKARRLKAEHNIGLIVIDYLQLMRGGANPESRQQEISEISRSLKGLAKELSIPVIALSQLNRGLEQRSDKRPMMSDLRESGAIEQDADIIMFVYREEVYEKDKEDLKGKAEVIIGKHRSGPTGTVHLAFRGEFTRFENLSSRDDY
- a CDS encoding SIR2 family NAD-dependent protein deacylase, which gives rise to MDLSRSFEQAAEIVAQAQALVVTAGAGMGVDSGLPDFRGDQGFWTAYPLYRRLGISFVDAANPEHFERDPSFGWGFYGHRTNLYRETVPHPGFQQLLQWAERYRLDCFVATSNVDGQFQKAGFAADAVLEFHGSIHHLQCTRPCSNTIWENREQFRIDTETMRADRVPLCPRCGAAARPNILMFGDYGWISDRTGRQQERFRQFLSRVGQGRIVVVELGAGTAIPTVRAASERIGALAKARVIRINPREPQIHAPHLSLPCGALEGVQGIEEMLRRR
- a CDS encoding sigma-54-dependent transcriptional regulator, whose protein sequence is MINNILVADDEESMRWVLSKALRKKGYNVELARDGNEALRLIQQNVYDLALLDIKMPGMTGLELLDRVKEERSDLFVVIMTAEASMKNAVEAMKRGAYDYLTKPFDLGVVDAVVEKVSRAREMTSQVSLLKEELKDRYQLEKTIIGNSPAMREVYKTIGKVAPSDVTVLVQGESGTGKELIARAIHYNSKRLGKPFIPLNCAAIPKELLESELFGFEKGAFTGATERKLGKFEQANGGTIFLDEIGDMPLDLQAKILRVLQEREITRTGGNQSIPVDVRVVAATNQDLEESVRNKQFREDLYYRLNVIPIQLVPLRERKEDVPLLVQYFLTKICAELEVPQKRCSADAMKLLTNYNWPGNIRELENTIKRGVILSPDPLLVASDFPGLRNRQSEGKGEELSLEGIVDLKLRGCFSNMEKMESGDVHAMVLEQVERPLIRFVLEKTRGNQVRAADILGINRNTLRKKITELGIELRKE
- a CDS encoding response regulator, encoding MASKVLLVDDVSMFIELEKDYLQLSAVTVLTARDGEEALRICRLERPELVFMDLHMPLMNGADCCREIKRDQRLSTAVILITSEGKEEDRQLCLRAGCDGFLTKPLDRHAFLEAARKLLPAIDRRDRRVNCRFNAKFRAFGLTLSGFASNLSQNGMYVAADADLEEDAVVELIFALPEPFGTIIQTRARIAWQNSSKNRKKPALPPGFGVEFLFISEDEREQIGRFVDSLDKVSARV
- the recO gene encoding DNA repair protein RecO, with amino-acid sequence MRKAEAEGIVLRLTDFGEADRIVTFFTLEQGKLQGVARGAKRSKKRFAGALEAFAHLKLQLQLGGSLTTLSSADIVSIFPGIRADLVKIGCAAYACELVERLTPDEEPAPRLFRLLYCYLERLDQAPPSPSDRRFFAVNLLKILGYQPDLRVRGISEETARLLALAMQTGRFGAISFPEPLLREADLLLNPAIDLHLDRELRSLAFLKEVGG
- a CDS encoding dihydrofolate reductase, encoding MMIISTIAAMSDNRVIGADGRLPWNIPSDLTRFRSITMGHAVIMGRKTYESIGQPLVGRRNIVLTRRGSQIEGCEIARNLHAAIAAAEGEEEVFICGGGEVFEEALPLCQRVYLTIVHGNYQGDVLFPELPAGFVELHREEFPDTTPPSSFVVMEKVERVEAGVDAQQLRRKGREALNRQLFFLARRCFEQAQTLEENPETASDLAFSLIKSGGEARQAREMAEKALWQEPKNIRIILNTGRVLILSGDKSKGLDTLRKGVKAGGGPEFLAELARCGTRKLQPIKSLPRSHPLNRYLGLMLHRMNLK